One segment of Anopheles stephensi strain Indian chromosome 3, UCI_ANSTEP_V1.0, whole genome shotgun sequence DNA contains the following:
- the LOC118510553 gene encoding SEC14-like protein 2 gives MSTMKMPSLEDDQRFALMKFRRQVADVLKPEHDDYYLLRWLRARNWNPEAAEKMLRDSMKFRERWNTDEIAKWPTPQILQDYSPHGVSGFDKDGSPIIIIPFAGFDIWGLLHSVSRADIIRMTMQSLEGYMQLAYEQSKKTNNPGSRQFVVVFDMDNFNLKQYIWRPASEVVISLIKMYEANYPEILKCCYIINTPKVFAFAYNMVKKFLGEYTIDKIRIFKPDRSKWLPSILERCDADQIPAYFGGTQTDPDGNPKCETKICWGGKVPKELYTSKEDSFNNNLSFTETEIRKGSKLKLTFDCEDAGCFLKWEFRTFDHDIKFGVKCVNKKTEESAIEVPLKRVSSHQVDESGFITCQPGCTYHVLFDNSYSYFKTKKIRYSVLMTAPLSDVEQTMAPIAITEETSPQEENEDSTQDSAL, from the exons ATGTCGACGATGAAAATGCCCTCCCTCGAGGATGACCAGCGATTTGCGCTGATGAAG TTTCGCCGGCAGGTGGCTGACGTACTGAAACCGGAGCACGATGATTACTATCTGCTGCGCTGGCTGCGAG CACGCAACTGGAACCCTGAGGCAGCGGAGAAAATGCTGCGCGACTCGATGAAGTTCCGTGAGCGCTGGAATACAGATGAGATCGCCAAGTGGCCGACGCCCCAGATCCTGCAAGACTACAGTCCCCACGGTGTGTCCGGGTTCGACAAGGACGGATCcccgatcatcatcattccgTTTGCCGGGTTCGACATCTGGGGGCTGCTGCACAGTGTGTCCCGGGCCGACATCATCCGCATGACGATGCAGTCCCTCGAAGGCTACATGCAGCTAGCGTACGAGCAGAGCAAGAAGACGAACAACCCCGGCAGCCGACAGTTTGTGGTGGTGTTCGATATGGACAACTTTAACCTGAAGCAGTACATCTGGCGCCCGGCGAGCGAGGTGGTGATCTCGCTGATCAAGATGTACGAAGCGAACTATCCGGAAATCCTGAAATGCTGCTACATCATCAACACACCGAAAGTGTTTGCGTTCGCGTACAACATGGTGAAGAAGTTCCTGGGCGAGTACACGATCGACAAGATTCGCATCTTCAAGCCGGACCGGAGCAAGTGGTTGCCGTCGATACTGGAGCGGTGCGATGCGGATCAAATCCCGGCATACTTTGGCGGTACGCAAACCGATCCGGACGGTAATCCGAAGTGTGAGACAAAGATTTGCTGGGGCGGCAAGGTGCCGAAGGAGCTGTACACTTCGAAGGAGGACAGCTTCAACAACAATCTAAGCTTTACGGAGACGGAGATCCGGAAGGGTAGCAAGCTGAAGCTGACGTTCGATTGTGAGGATGCTGGCTGTTTCTTGAA ATGGGAATTCCGTACGTTCGATCACGACATCAAGTTCGGCGTCAAGTGCGTAAACAAGAAGACGGAAGAATCGGCTATTGAGGTACCGCTCAAGCGGGTGTCCTCCCATCAGGTGGACGAGTCCGGTTTTATCACCTGCCAACCGGGTTGTACAT ATCACGTCCTGTTTGACAATTCGTACTCGTACTTCAAGACGAAAAAGATTCGCTACTCCGTCCTGATGACGGCACCGCTCAGCGATGTGGAACAGACGATGGCGCCGATTGCCATCACGGAAGAAACATCACCGCAGGAGGAGAACGAAGATTCGACGCAAGATTCTGCACTCTAG